The genome window CATACCAAAGAATCGCAATTTATTTTGATGTTGAGAATCATTAAAAAACTTTCTCCTCGTATATTTTTTCTTTCCACCCAATCAGTTCTTCCATGCAATTATTGACATTTCAGGTACCATGGTCAGATGGATATGAAGCTGGTTCACAACGGCATATCAACACATGGTACGAcaatatcaaataaaattttatttgaagctCATGATATAGATTTTGTCTTGTTTTTTAACTGCTGAGTGGAACCATTCCACCTTTCACCTCCCGACAAATGTATTGTGATAGTGTGAATCCCATGAATATTATAAAACAAATTCTGAAACTATGAATCTGATCATTGGTAGGTAAGAATTTCAAATGTCTTATGCTGCTCATTAAGACTTCTATTGGATTCATAACAAATGTGTCAAAACAATCTTGATAATTTAGCTTAATTAATTCGATTAGGTTTTGATTATGTATGAAATGGGTAAAAAAATAGTGAAAGGCCTCCAGTAATGGAAACGAAACCATGTATGATTATGTAGTAGGGATGGTACAGTTGACCAATAGAAAATTAAATCTTGTTGTTAGTTGCATGTCCTATGAGTGGTTCTCTTCTATTAGTTCTCTCAGCTAATCAAAGATTTGACCAAGATTTGTTGGGAAGGCATGCTTTTGGTGAACTAACCTGCAAAACAGAACACCTTAATCAAGATACCATTAAACATATCTTTTCATGAAAACAATAAACTGTCCATGGGATTTGAGAGGGGATTAGCTTGTAGTACATGTTAAGAAAATATTAGTTACATCAACaacaaattcaaaaaatatataaattgtatTTATTAGACTTCATTTGTAACTCAATAATTTAAGTCTTAGGGTTATATTTTGTATTTTATCTAACATGTATTTATTAGACTTTAGAGGGCAATTTATTTTGTATTTTATCTAATAATTTGATCCGTATtagtatatgttattttaaacaactattattattatttttaatcaaatgaGGTTTTACAAAGATTGATAGTTCAAAATTTCAATCAATAAATTTTGACACCTAAATATTAGTGTGATGTTAGTATATCACATCTAATTATTGAAAGTTAGGGATTTGAGATCTCATCCAAtgatttaaaacaaaaaaaaaaaaaaacttagggtTCTAGTTTGGATTAGCTTCTAATCTATCACCTCCTGTATTCACATtaattcatgatttaaaaattttaattctctAGTATCTTGATGGGTATGTTTGATTAGGAAACATTAATTTGTCGATGATGTAGCAGatttattaatcaaaatattgaagatttaaaatcttattctcataaatttacctctaaaatattgATTTAGCGATCCACTTACCAAACATTTTAATATATATACTTTATTTATGAACCCTAAATTGGGTATGTGAAAGGAACAACAGCAGGAGAAAGATTTGGGGAGGAATCGTGGGACGCAGCATTATTCTAAGCAATTCTATCACCCTACGTGTTCTTGGTAATGAATTTAAAATGTGTGGCAACATCTCGTCAATATAATTCAATTAGTTGTCAACATTATCTCCGGATGTAACGTCAACGGGAAAAGCTAAAGCGGAAATATCAAAGCAAGATGTGGTAGTACATGACACCAACTAACAGTCAGAACTTTCTCTAAGAAAAAGCCCCAAGCTGTGCTTCAGAAACCCATGATAATTAACTCCCATGCCATGACATAAGAATAAGTCCACCAAAGAGTCTTTTAAAAACAAAATATTCATCAACTTATCCTCAATGACAAACGTTTCTTACATCCATATTTATTTCAGATTTATAAGTATTCCAGAATTTGATTATTTGATCTTATATTCATTGAAAGTTAACTGAAATCTCTTTTTCGACCTTATATTTGTTCGACTCAAGAGAAGAACCTTACAAAATTATGTCGAAAGTAATCTCGACAAATATTCTTTGGTTAGAAACGTATTTGGGAAATGTGCTTAGGAGCGCACGCAGGGGAGAGTTTTTTTATAATAGATTCTCTGAACCATTAATCCCATGATCGACATTGATTATGTGATACTAAAGTGTTAGACTATCCGGTATTGAAGTATCGATCACATGATGTTATAATGCTAAAATATGATCCAGGTGTCAACGTGTCGATCATATGACATTGATATATTAGTCATGCGATATTAAAGTGTCGATCATATAAGACTAAATTATTAGTCACGTATCAATAAGTCATGGTTATATTTAGTTAACCttattttcaaatttgaatagggaaagattaataattatattattattattattaaaaaatatatctcaCGCGCAAATACAGATCGAATAATTTTGATCTCCTAAGTCTAAAAAAGTAATTTTACTGTTGCCATGAGACCTTTCCTTTTATTTATTACTGTTTCTATTATTACATATGCTCATCATGGATCAAGTTTTTTTAGTACCCAAATCTATTCGATTCAAAGTCCCTTCAAACAAGATACAAATGAAATTGATAAGAAAATGGgtattcaaacaaaaatagtggaTGCTTTCCTGCTTAACATCCTATTTcttatttgaaaaatattctcgagacaataattttttttgacaAGAAAATTTCTGAAACCATATCTAACATTTTTATTTGAGATGTATATTTCAAGTTTTattaatagaatttttttttcaaaaacttaaatatatattttgatattagtACTACTGCTGGTGAATAACAGTCCTGTTAGCTGTAAATTTATTTTcattaaatatgtatttttcagaactaattttgaaaatattaaaaaaaaaatatatatatatatatatataaaataagtgCCACCAATCTCCCAGTCTACCATATTAAATGTTAAAACCCATCTGCCTTCCAAACCTACCATTCAATACTTCACATCACTCCCACCAATCTCTGCCAACTCAactcacaaatatatatataaacactttaattttttttacatatatatatatatatccttatagTATTAATTTGGAGCATTTGCCTCTTATTAAGTTATAGTATAACCTATAGGACCCTTTTAATTAGTAAAGGACTAACATTATAATTCTTAAATTACTATTAATcatgataaataataattaatttaaatttaaaaatataaaatatataaaatgctATTAATGTTCTTAGAGTGAAGCCATTATAGTCTAACATTATGGATATATGCTTAGCTTAAATAAGggatgaaacaaaaaaaaaaagggcagaCTTCATAGGGATACAAATGCAATTTTGACTAATAAATAACTTGAGACTGCAGTTTTAGATGCTTAACCCCTTTCATTCCCATCATAAACGAAAGCTGGCCAGCGAAAGGGCTACAGTGTGTCAAACAGAGCCatcgagaagagagagagagagagagagagagagagagagagagagagagagagagagagggatggagGGAGAAGAGGGTTCGACCGCTTCGGCCCTCCTCCGGCCAGCCTGGCCGCATGCGCAGCCGCCCCGACCGAGCCGGCTCGCAGTCCTCCTCGGCCGCGCCGCCGGCCGCAGGGGCCCCTCGATGCTCGTCCGGGAGACGGCGGCTCTCCAGCTGGAGGAGCGCCGCGCCGATTGGGCCTACTCGCGGCCCGTGGTGGCGCTCGACATCGGCTGGAACCTGGCCTTCGCGGCCGTGTCCGTTGCCGTGCTTGGGGCCACCACCCGGGAGCGGCCCAACACCCCTCTCCGCGTTTGGGTCGCAGGGTACGCTCTGCAGTGCGTGGTCCACGTGCTGCTGGTCTGGGCGGAgtaccggcggcggcggcggcggagccgCAACGGGAGGCAGGATGTTGACGACGGTGGACAGGGCGTCAGGGAGAGGGTGCCATCGGACACCGATGCCGTGGACAGCGAGGAGGACGGGGAGGAAGGCGGGACTGGAAGCGCACAGAGGGGGTATGTCATGATGATTATTCGAGTTAAATTTCGTTGGATTTCACGTAAAGATTGCAGCTTTTGCGTCGAAACTATAGTGACAGATTTAGGATTCTTAGACCGTGTTTTGGATTTTTGGTCGTCCCCCCCAATCTGCATACGATTTGGGAATCGGAGTTAAATTTTGAGTTTACTTATTTATCCACTTCACAAACAAAAGCAACGTTGAAACTTGAGATGCTTTGAGAAAAGGAATACAGAATAAAGGGAAAGGGGAAGGTGATGCTTTGTGGGATAGTTGATGTTGCTCAACTCATCATCTTGACCATCCAAAGTATGTGAGGGCCTCTCCGCCTACTATTACATTTTTGTCAACGATATCATTTAATTTTGGTTGCTGAAAACAACTAAGTATTTTTAGTTTACGACAACCTGCTCTGTGATTGATTACTTCATCCCAAAAGGGAAGGTGCTAAATCAAATCGCCATCATATATATAGTTACCTGGACGATGAATCAATTTGAAAAACATTGAGTTAGCTTATCTttattgacttataagagtctgatgagtgtattactatcaacttcagcttatctTTATTGAGTCCAATCTTACGTTAGAACAAGTTCAAACATTACCTTAAATTGTTGTGCTGTTTACTATTTTTCTGTGAATGCCTACATGGGGAAAATTTGATGTGCATTTTCAGGGTAATATGATCTATAATtcttttattgatatgaaatatctGAAGACACTAAATAGTAGTGGGTAGACTAGGTAAAGTACATTGTACACCATGAATCCTGGAATGAACATTAACTTTTTAGTTAAATTAATTGAGAAATACCAACTAGCTTACTTCTTCAGTGCACTCTTTAACATCATTTCTAAAAAAAACACAATTGAGATGATATATATAATAAGGTTCGTCGTACTGTACCggcatttcgacctgggctcggtacggtatggtatcaaTGTACTGGgcagtacatcagggcgtaccgaacggtacaccctggtgtaccgaacaattttatatttttcatattgtAGCAGTGTTATAGTATAATACtgcagcactgtagcggtaccgggcggtccgcgtaccggtaacctgttggaccggtacataccgcctagtacgggcggtacgcttcggtatgacaggccttgatatataatataactagtaACTGGATCGTCTTTTACAATTACATCTTATAGAATGATGCAAAGTTGCAAACCAAGTATAATTCTGTGGTGAAGGAAAAAGCTCATTATCTCACATAAAGTAAGTAGTTTTATATTTGTATGTCTCTTGTCATTGCTTTCCTAAATTCAATATTGTGTTGATAAATGATGGTTTGGATTGTTGCAACTAACATTTCCTTGAACTGATAACATGTATATTATGTATTATTAATTACTTGTTGCATTAACTAACAGTAGTTACCAGGTACACAACCCAACGTGTCCGATgagttagaatatatatatatatatatatatatatatatataaccagaaGGTGGTTGTGTGTCATGCAAAATATAAGGTTTTGTTTGGCCATGAGACAAATGATAGAGAAATAATTTCAATTGAAAATTTCTTTTCATGAAACCAAATACAAATTGTTTAGCAAAAGGAAAGCAAATATGTTGCTTTTGAAATTCATGGAAAAGTGGAAAGCTAGGCCCTTTTCTTAATAATATGTTgaatagtagtagaagaaaaggatttgaagaatttttctttttattttgataaaaataattaaaacaaaaggaaaactTTCCTATAAGTCCAAAGATAGATTTCTTTTTTTGGTTTTATTATGCAGAAAATATAAGGAAAAGATATTTTCAAGGAAAGATGTTTTTAATGACATTCAACTTTTAAAGTGGAAGGGGAAAAGGGAACAAGAAAAAAAACTTAATGACTGTCATTTGCTGGCAGCTGCCTGCCTTCTGTTGTGATAAatgcagtgagagagagagagagaaaggaattGCAGGGCTCAGATAGAGTTACATATTTATTGTTTAATAAACaaataattattcttttttagGCTTTCTATGTACTGACTATAAAAACTTTCCTGATTTCGCTCATCCCAAAATTCATCCTTTTTTTCGCCCCTAGGAGGGAGAAAATTTAGCCAAAGGGTTTGGACCCCACCAGATTAAACTCctagaaaaaataaatatgaatgcATTTGGTAAGTTGTGATGGTAAGATAACAAAACTTGTACTTAGACTTGAACTAAAACTTAGACTGGTTTAAGAAAGACAAATTGGGTTCCAGTTTCAGCTTATCATAATTTGTTACAATTAATTATATTTGGTCTAAATTCAGGTTGTTCCAACCGTATATTAACCATACCTTATTCATTTACGTTTGATTAGTTTTTGTTCTATTTCAAATTTATACCGTCTCAATAGGAATGATTCTGAGTCTACATGTGCATGGATATGTGGAAGTTGCAAGTATGGAACTTTATTTCATGGGCAGCGTGGCAGCCGATAAATACCTTGCTAAGAAGAGGTTGGCATGTGTTTGGCTCATGACACTACAATCCTTGATAGGATGGTACCATCATAGTGTGTGTTTAAATGTGTGCACTTCTATACTTTTATCGGCAATCATACATATTGTATGTCAGACTACAATAAGGAGCAGCACATAAGCATATTTTCCAAAAAGTAACTTGTACTACTTTGTGAAGATTTTGGCTTTGTTGTAACTAAAATGTGGATTCTGCAgtggtttttttttcctcttaattAGAtccaatattttcttttttgaaattTGCTAGATTGATCTTATGGATAATCTATATATTTTTCCTGTTTTACATGTTGTATTCATCCATAGGCAACTAAATTTTCTTGATAACCTGCAGTATGTAGCATATATGTGCTGTTGAAAGTATGCTTTCATCCAATTGTTTTAATTATTAGCTATGATTGGTGGCCAGCATTGCAAAACGATGTGAATCTCTTAATACCATGGTATCTTTCCTGTGGTGGATTATTGGCTTTTATTGGGTTGTCTCTGGTGGTGAAACTCTTTTACAGAATGCCCCTAGGCTATACTGGTAAGCCCCTAAACAAAGTGTTATTATGACTAcaattttatttgttttatttagCATTAATTTAGCATGTTAGTTTTAACTATCAGCTAGTGTTCTTTTATAAAAGCTACTACCTGGTGTTTAAAAGAAATTCAGCTGCCAAAAATATGTTGCCTAATTGAGTGTCCTTAAACCTGTCCAAGATGCACAAATATTTCCCATATTTTACTGACTTCTTTTTCTTTGCTTAACTTGGAAATGTTATATAATCTGTTCAAAATTTAGGAAGTCGGAAccccaaaaaaaaagattttatttaTCAAGGCTGTTGCACAATCCTACTATACAAAAGGCATAACCCTTATGTCTCTAGTTCTGTTCTTAATGACctgttattattttttaagatgtTATTTAATCTGACCACTCTATAGCATGTCTTATTCTCAAAGACAGTACACATATGTCCATTGATAATTCTTTTTCTTCATGATGCACAGGTTAACTGTGGTTTTCCTTACATTTGATGTATTCTTTGCCATCTTTTGTGTCGCTTTGGCCTGTGTTATTGGGATTGCACTCTGCTGCTGCTTGCCTTGTATTATTGCGATTTTGTATGCTCTGGCAGGCCAGGTTAGAGCAGAAAGTCATTCttgataagaaaaataagaattttataaGAATTAACTGACCATAAAATTAGATAATTACTTTCATTGGTCTATTGATGGATATATAGGAAGGTGCCTCAGATGCAGATATCAGCATCCTTCCAAGATACAGATATGTTGAGTCATGTGAAAATGAGCAAAAGACACCTGAGGAGGGAGTGATGATTCCTATTCTAAATAATGGTGGAATTTCAACAAGTGAGCGTGTTCTTCTGCGGGAGGATGCGGTATTATTCTTTGTTGTCTGTATATCTCATTTTTATGATTTTCATCTTCAGGGCAGAATTCGCTTTCTTAAATCTTTCTTATTGTTGTTGCTACCTTGTTTTATAATGTTATACAAGGGCTTGACTGGAAGCAAGGCTTCAATCTCTCTTCTATATTTGACATtatatttatcataaataaaacaTTATTCAGCAATCATCACTGTTTGACAACTTAAAAATCTTTGTTTCCTTGCATTAACTTTTACATGGTATACTTATTGACTCAGACATCATATAGACAATGCAGTTTAGAAGGAAATGAACCTATAAAGGGTGTTATCTGCTACCGATGTATTGATGACCTCAGCATGAAGAT of Musa acuminata AAA Group cultivar baxijiao chromosome BXJ1-7, Cavendish_Baxijiao_AAA, whole genome shotgun sequence contains these proteins:
- the LOC135678160 gene encoding E3 ubiquitin protein ligase RIE1-like encodes the protein MEGEEGSTASALLRPAWPHAQPPRPSRLAVLLGRAAGRRGPSMLVRETAALQLEERRADWAYSRPVVALDIGWNLAFAAVSVAVLGATTRERPNTPLRVWVAGYALQCVVHVLLVWAEYRRRRRRSRNGRQDVDDGGQGVRERVPSDTDAVDSEEDGEEGGTGSAQRGIAKRCESLNTMVSFLWWIIGFYWVVSGGETLLQNAPRLYWLTVVFLTFDVFFAIFCVALACVIGIALCCCLPCIIAILYALAGQEGASDADISILPRYRYVESCENEQKTPEEGVMIPILNNGGISTSERVLLREDAECCICLTSYEDGVELHALPCNHHFHSSCIVKWLRIHANCPLCKYNILKGSDIV